The genomic region CTCTTCAACATCAATGTCCTCGGCACCATCTTAGCAGCGCGAGAAGCACTCAAGAATTTCGGTCCGAACGGCGGCAGCATCATCAACGTTAGCTCTGTTGCGAGCACTGGCTCAATGCCGACGTCGGTTTCGTATTCGGCGACCAAAGGGGCGGTCGACGCCGTAACACGCGTGCTTGCCGCGGAACTCGGTCCGAGAAAAATCCGTGTCAACGGCATCGCTCCCGGCCCCGTCGAAACGGAAGGCGTTCATACGCTGGGCCTCATCGGTTCCGATTTGGAGAAACAGATGGTTGCGGGAACGCCTCTCGGCCGGATCGGACAACCCGATGATGTCGCCAAGGTCGTGCTATTCCTCGCTTCGGACAATTCCGGCTGGGTCTCGGGCGAAACTATCCGGGTCGCAGGCGGATACCATTGACAACATGC from Hyphomicrobium sp. MC1 harbors:
- a CDS encoding SDR family NAD(P)-dependent oxidoreductase — protein: MASLQGKVAIVTGASKGIGAEISRALAAAGASVAVNYASSKEGADRVVADITAKGGKAIAVKGDVAKAADVEHIFAETKKAFGSLDILVNNAGVYAFQPLDALTEEEFHRLFNINVLGTILAAREALKNFGPNGGSIINVSSVASTGSMPTSVSYSATKGAVDAVTRVLAAELGPRKIRVNGIAPGPVETEGVHTLGLIGSDLEKQMVAGTPLGRIGQPDDVAKVVLFLASDNSGWVSGETIRVAGGYH